In Xiphias gladius isolate SHS-SW01 ecotype Sanya breed wild chromosome 5, ASM1685928v1, whole genome shotgun sequence, the following are encoded in one genomic region:
- the rrs1 gene encoding ribosome biogenesis regulatory protein homolog, with protein sequence MAACNVEELLAKAEQEEAEKLRSISVHKELDLEFDVGNLLACDKNRIESRDLREQKKEDFLRSLARDNTQLLINEIWKQPTQRVEEAIVAKLPDPTTPLPREKPPPKPKPPTKWEQFAKLKGIQKKKKTNLVWDETAKEWKRRWGYKRANDNTKEWLIEVPETADPNADQFAKRVTAKKERVARNELNRLKNIARAQKVKVPGVGLTPTAQQSKNELARAVSVAKTSTASVGRFQDRLPKEKPPKNTGKKRKFEPLISDFSNERQKQLELLKIMDSKKPKLDITKAVNKQMREEDREEATAKYKKGAGKKGSKGNMSGKGKGKGGKGKGKGKGGRAGAAAGGGGQKKRSKPGKH encoded by the coding sequence ATGGCTGCGTGCAATGTGGAAGAGCTGTTGGCTAAAGCTGAGCaagaagaggcagaaaaacTGAGAAGTATCTCCGTCCACAAAGAGTTGGACCTAGAGTTTGACGTCGGTAACCTTCTGGCGTGTGACAAAAACCGCATTGAGTCAAGGGACCTCAGGGAGCAGAAGAAAGAGGACTTCTTGCGGTCTTTAGCTCGTGATAACACACAGCTTCTCATCAACGAGATCTGGAAACAACCCACGCAAAGGGTCGAGGAAGCGATAGTGGCCAAATTACCGGACCCGACGACCCCGCTGCCCAGAGAGAAGCCGCCTCCGAAGCCCAAACCTCCGACGAAATGGGAGCAGTTCGCCAAACTAAAGGGCattcagaagaagaagaagaccaaCTTAGTTTGGGATGAAACAGCGAAGGAGTGGAAGAGGCGCTGGGGCTACAAGAGGGCTAACGATAACACCAAGGAATGGCTTATTGAAGTGCCGGAGACCGCAGACCCAAATGCGGACCAGTTCGCCAAACGCGTCACAGCCAAGAAGGAGAGAGTGGCCAGAAACGAGCTCAACAGGCTGAAGAACATCGCCAGGGCGCAGAAAGTCAAAGTCCCAGGTGTGGGACTGACCCCCACAGCACAGCAGTCCAAAAACGAGCTCGCCAGAGCCGTGAGTGTGGCCAAAACCTCCACAGCATCCGTGGGGAGGTTCCAGGACCGGCTGCCCAAAGAGAAACCACCAAAGAACACAGGCAAGAAGAGGAAGTTTGAGCCCCTCATCAGTGACTTTTCTAATGAGAGGCAGAAGCAGCTGGAGCTTCTGAAAATCATGGACAGCAAGAAGCCAAAGTTGGACATCACCAAGGCTGTCAATAAacagatgagagaggaggacagggaggaggcCACAGCTAAATACAAGAAGGGAGCAGGGAAGAAAGGAAGCAAAGGCAACATGTCAGGAAAAGGCAAAGGAAAGGGtgggaaagggaaagggaaaggaaagggaggtagagcaggagcagcagcaggaggaggaggacagaagaagagatCTAAACCTGGAAAGCACTGA